agatgaagtgccccagcaactacctctcaggacttaccaagtatgtacccaccagttcaatcttaccaataccagttgcaattaatggctatgttttgtactgtcgatgtattaagcatgttgtagtaaacatgccaaACACAtttgagctattttccctacctttttatagacaactgggccattatctgctctgacagcacctgccttgtgatgtttaactctgcgaattgcatttttatcagtaccggtttcaatggccattaagcctgttgcaattaacagttgtatccatttttaaagagttgtatttcaatggctacaaacttacaaaacatgaattaggatgttgttaagcctgttgcaattaacatttgtatccattttttaatccgtccctttgctaccatgctactctttcgaaatgaagatatcactacagatgctgccgttttattaccatttgctatttttggtggatgttaaccctgttgtagttaacattggctttccatgtacttacacagggctacaatgggcgatgttgttgtttgccgtcgaggttagctgcatctcgtgtcttatacaccatctattcctaaatataagtattttttgagattccaatatagactacataagggagtgaatctagattctaatctaaactatatctataattctatatacatccgtatgtagttcatattgaaatctcaaaaaaaattgTACTTAGGAAcgtaggtagttgtattttacatcatttgtgcaatctcagtttagcttctaacatttactggttgcttgtaggtacatatacgTGTGGTattgatccacgcttcgatcccttttgcgtatggggcaatgagatattcatgaacaagcgtcaagtgaggaaactaacaAAGATTGTTAGTCaaaagaaacgggtgattggaattaagctctttatttacactttgtcgaagacaacagtgaactttaggatggtaagtaatgtgttgcctttccccctgcccacaacaagttactcttttagacctcaatatctcatatttttctcttttcagtggttttcgaagctatttactgatgattaccttgcaaactacatgaccggagtggaggcaactaaggttaaagtatataattcatgctaccatgataatgctctagaagtcttcctgaaggtgggaaggacaccctatcgcacacactcacttggcgacagtttcaaatgccgtcgcggaaagggctTAAAAACCGTTtatttaggaccgacgcgcaccagtgatacttgaataagaatctttcaatgaaagacctcggtgaagctgcttatatattgggcatcaagatctatagagatagatcaagatgcttaattggactttcacaaagcacataccttgataaagttttgaagaagtttaaaatgcatcagtcaaagaaagggttcttgcctgtgttacaaggtgtgaagttgagtcagactcaatgcccgaccactgcagaagatagagagaaaatgaaagtcattctctatgcttcagccataggttctatcacgtatgcaatgttgtgtaccagacctgatgtgtgcctcgttataagtatagcagggaggtaccaaagtaatccaggagtggatcactgggcagcggtcaagaacatcctgaaatacctgaaaaggactaaggatatgtttctcgtttatggaggtgacaaagagctcgttgtaaatggttacgtcgatgcaagctttgacactgatccggatgactctaagtcgcaaatcagatacgtatttatattgaatggtggagctgttagttggtgcagttccaagcagagcgtcgtggtaggatctacgtgtgaagtggagtacatagctgcttcggaagcagtaaatgaaggagtctagatgaaggagttcatatccgatctaggtgtaatacctagtgcatcgggtccaatgaaaatcttttgtgacaatactggagcaatagccttggcaaaggaatccagatttcacaaaagaaccaaacacatcaagagacacttcaattccatctgtgatcaagtcaaggagggagacatagagatttgcaaaatacatacgatctgaatgttgcagacccgttgactaagcctcttccacgagcaaaacatgatcagcaccaagactccatgggtgttagaatcattactatgtaatctagattattgactctagtgcaagtgggagaccgaaggaaatatgccctagatgcaataacaaagttgttatttatatttccttatttcatgataaatgtttattattcatgctagaattgtattaaccgaaaacttagtacatgtgtgaatacatagacaaaacagagtgtccctagtatgtttcctgaccatagacatgtgttgtcatttaatgaacgggatcacatcattagagaatgatgtgatggacaagacccatccgttagcttagcattataatcgtttagttttattgctattgctttcttcatgacttatacatgttcctctgactatgagattatgcaactcccgaataccggaggaacaccttgtgtcctatcaaacgtcacaacataactgggtgattataaatatgctctacaggtgtctccgaaggtgtttgttgggttggcatagatcaagattaggatttgtcactccgtctatcggagaggtatctctgggccctctcggtagtgcacatcactataagccttgcaagcaatgtgactaatgagttagttgcgggatgatgcattagggaacgagtaaagagacttgccggtaatgagattgaactaggtatgatgataccgacgatcgaatctcgggcaagtaacttaccgatgacaaaaggaacaacgtatgttgttatgcggtttgaccgataaagatcttcgtagaatatgtaggagccaatatgagcatccaggttccgctattggttattgaccggagatgtgtctcagtcatgtctacatagttctcgaacccgtaggttccgcacgcttaacattcgatgacgatttgtattatgagttatgtgttttggtgatcgaagtttgttcggagtcccggataagatcactgacatgacgaggagtctcgaaatggtagagaggtaaagattgatatattggacgaaggtattcggacaccagaatggcttcgggacgtttcggatatttatcgggaaaccgaggggttaccggaaccccccggggaagttatgggccttaatgggccataagggagtaggagagggcagcccacagggtggcgccccccctccccccaagggagtccgaattggacaagggagagggggcgcggccccctctttcctctccctctccctctccttccctctttccccctcttggaataggaaagggaatCCAACTacgattgggaatcctagttggactcccccttggcgcgccccctctaggccgccggcctcctccctctcctcctttatatacgggggcgggggcaccccaaaggcacaccaagatttctcttagccgtgtgcggtgcccccctccacagtttacacctccggtcatagcgtcgtagtgcttaggtgaagccctgcgtggatcacatcaccaacaccgtcgccacgccgtcgtgctgacggaactctccctcgaccctctactggatcaagagtttgagggacgtcatcgagctgaacgtgtgctgaatacggaggtgccgtacgttcggtacttggatcggttggatcgtgaagacgttcgactacatcaaccgcgttaacataatgcttccgctttcggtctacgagggtacgtggacacactctccccctctcgttgttatgcatctccttgatagatcttgcgtgatcgtaggaaattttttgaaattgcatgctacgttacccaacaggcGGCCCTGTAAGGTGGTCTGCACGGTCGGCTCTTCGGCGAGCGGTGTTGCGGTGGTGGTGGTGTTTCTCCTTGGCTGTGCGGGCAGCGAGGAGCGAGGCAGCGGGGATCTTGACGATGGCATTGCTACGGCAGGGGTATCGTCCAGATCGTGTGTGGAGGCCTGTTTTGGTGGCAGCGGATTTGGACCGTGGTACTTCGATGTGGCGCGAGAGTGTCTTGGGGCGAAAGCTCAGCCCTTTGGCGTGGACGGCGGCGATGCCTGCGGGTGTCGTGTCCCTGTTGGGGGCGTCGTTGTGGTATCTCTCCCCGCGTCAAGGCTCCGGGTGAAAACCCTTGACCGTGTCTTCGGTCTCGACGGCGGCGGCCTGTTGCGTCGTCACCCTCTTGGGGGCGTCGTCGTGGAGCGTAGGTGCCTACCGATTGCATTTCTTCGCCATCGGAGGGTGAGCTCAGATCCTATCTCAAAGCTCCTTCAGCTCTGGCTTGGGGCGATGCCGACAGCTTCCTATACTTTACACATGACGTCGAGAGCATCGCTCTCTGTCCTTGTTGTCTGCAGGCAGGATCGGTGCTCCACGGTCCGAAGCGAGAGGGCAGGGGTGCCCTCTCCAGCGACAACTTGGTGTGTGTGTTGCATCGACGTCCGACGGTTTCTCTTGGAGGCGCGATTTCACTTCTAGTTAGTAGCCTTGGGTGTGTCTTGATGGAGTGTGAGCACTCTTATAATCTTGTTCTATCTTTAATCCGCTTTGTAAGAGGTTTTTCTCATCACTTTGTATCGGTCTGGCCGTGTTTGGGGTGGAAGACTTTTTCGATTTGCTGATCAAAGAGGTTCTGTAACTTGTAGTCAGGTCTTGGAATTGAGATATTTTTGTTTGGGACACAGTAGTGTAGTAAAAAAGGTCACTCTTGGGGCCTTCGCGTCGGAGGAAGGCCCCCGGGGCCGGCGCCGCGGCCAACCCCCGGTTCGCCCTCGCgcccgacgacgacgacggcccCGAGAACCCCCTCGTCGCGTTCGTCCACCCGCGCAGCGGCGACCGCCCCGGCCCCGTCCTCAAGTCCCGCCcgcaggagctcaccggcgaaGACCAGGTCAAACcatctctctccccctctcatatTTCGTATTGCGTGGCGCTGCCTGCGAGTGAGCCATTTTAGAGGAAAACATGCCACCACTACGTGATGAGATGGTGGCCGTCCGGCGGTACGCGGAGCTGCTGTCGCGGTGCCGCGGCGGCGCGGACGCGCGGCCGATCGCGCGGATCCAGGCGGCCCTGGTCACGTCGGGCCTGCTCCGGCGCAGCGCGGAGCTCCACGACGCGCTCATCCGGGCGCTCGCCAGCTCCGGGAGGCCGCAGGCGGCGCTCCCGCTCTACGCCCACCTCCTCCGCGCGGGCCTCCTCCCCACCCCGCACACCCTCCCCTCGCTCCTCAAGTCGCTCGCCCTCTCCCCCGCCGTCCCGGGCGCGCGCCGCCTCGCGCTCGCCGTCCACGCCCACGCCGTCAGGCTCGGCCTCACGGGTTTCCTCCTCGTGAACAACGCGCTCATCCGCGTCCACGCGGGCCTGCTCGGCCGCCTGCCCGACGCGCACCTGCTGCTGCGCGCCTCGGCCGCCGTCGacgcctccacgttcaacacgcTCATCACCGCGCACGCGAGGGCTGGGCGAGTCGCCGACGCCCGCTccctgttcgacgaaatgcctGAGAGGAATGTTGTGTCCTGGAGCGCCATGGTGAATGGGTACGTGCAGGCCGGGGACGTGAGGGAGGCGCTGGGGGTGTTCTCTCAGATGCAGGCCCAAGGTGTCCGCCCGGACGACACGGTTCTCGTCGGGGTGCTTGCCGCGTGCGCGCAGCTGGGGGCTCTGGAACAGGGGAAGTGGGTGCATGGTTACCTCAAAGCAAACAATATCAGGATCACCGTGTTCCTGGGCACTGCGTTGGTTGATATGTATGCCAAATGTGGTGAGGTGCAGCTTGGAATGGAGGTGTTTGAGGGAATGAAGGACAAGAATGTGCTGGCCTGGACTACTATGATAAAGGGCCTGGCTATGCACGGCCGCGGCGCAGACTCATTGACACTCTTCTCCCAGATGGAGAGCTCAGGTGTGAAGCCGGATGACATTGCCTTCATTGGTGCTCTCTGTGCTTGCACACACACTGGGTTGGTTGACAAGGGTCGGGAGCTTTTCAACTCCATGGTGAGCAACTATGGTATTAAACCAAAGATTGAGCATTATGGATGCATGGTAGACCTCCTGGCACGGAATGGCTTGCTGAGTGAGGCCAGAGACATGGTTGAGAAAATGCCCATGAAACCAGATGCCTTAATCTGGGGAGCTCTAATGGCTGGTTGTAGGTTCCACAAGAATGTGGAGTTGGCTGAGTATGCTATAAAGCACTGGATCGAATTGGAGCCAGACAAAAGTGGTGCTTATGTACTTTTAGGTAACATATATTCTGCCTCTGGTAGGCATGCTTCTGCGAGGGAAATTCGGGACCTAATGCGTGAGAAGGGAGTTGAGAAGACACCTGGATGTAGCAATGTGGAGATTAAAGGAGTTATCCACCAGTTCATTGTTGGAGATCTGTCTCATCCTCGCATAAAAGATATTTTGACAAAGTGGTATGAGATAGATAGTAGGATAAGGCTAGAGGAAGGTTACGTGCCTGATAAGAAAGAAGTTTTGCTTGACATTGAAGAAGAAGAGATGGAAGGTGCACTCAGCCGCCACAGTGAGAAGCTGGCAATCGCATTTGCTTTGATAAGTACAAATGATAATATACCCATTCGGATTGTCAAGAACCTCAGAGTCTGCCAAGATTGCCATCATGTCACCAAACTTATATCCAAAGTATATGGGAGAGAAATTGTTGTTAGAGATCGAACACGTTTCCATTTGTTCAAAGATGGCACCTGTTCGTGCAAGGACTATTGGTAGTAACTAACAAATTTGTCAATTAACAGTGGTACTTGGTCTCAATATAGAGCATGGGCTGTTGATCACAAAAAAAATCTTTTTCATGATACATCAGTGATGCATGAGTCGAGGCGATAAAGTTGGTGAAGAAAAAAAATCTTGCTAATTACAATGTACATATATGGTATTAGAGAAATTATTGTTAGAGATTGAACACGTTTCCATTTGTTTAAAAATGGCACCTGTTCGTGCAAGGATTATTGGTAGTAACTGACAGATTTATGTATTAACACCGGTACCTGTCTCATTATAGAGCATGGGCTGTTGAGCACCAAAATCGAACTCTTTCATCATACTCCCAAAATATAGCGTGTATTAGTGATGCATGAGTTGAGGGGATAAAGTTGGTGAAGAAAAAGAATTCTTACTAATTATAATGTACACATGCAATCATGCCGTTATTAAGGGTGCGTTTGGTTGTATTGCCCAGCTTGCCCACTAGCTGAGCTAGCCTAGCTAGCTTAGCTCGGATGGGCTACCTTTGCCTTAGCTGCACGTTTGGTTCAATGCCGTTGCTGGCAAGGGCCAGCAGCTAGTCGTTTGGTTGTGCTGCGGGCAAAGTAGCTCATCTTCACAGTATCCAAATCACTGATTACGAGTTGAAGGACTAGTCGAGACTAGTCGATGGACTAGTCTATGAGTCGCACCTGTGGTGTCGACTGCAAATCTCATGCAGACTAATTCGATGAGTCGAGCGGTCGAGAGACTAGTCTGGACTAGTCGTGTACATTAAGTCGAATGACTCAAACTTTTCTTTAGAGGTGAGTGACTTAAAATTGGAGGGGATAACAGAGGCGCTTGGTCTGCGAGCCTGTCGGAGGGAAATTTTGTGGCTAGGTTTCAGTTTCGCTCCAGAGAGAACTGCCCACTCCTCTGGAGCTCTCCCTCTTCACTGGTTCTGCTGTCCAGATCCAGCCCTATCTCTGCTGGTTCCTGGACTGGTTCATCTGCTCCTGGATCCTCGCTTTGCAAGTAATTTCTCCCTTCTCTTATCATCATATATGGTTCCTCTATTGCTTGTTCCTGGGCTGGTTCCTCTACTGTTGGTTCCTGGTTTAAGTTTGCTTGTTTCCATTCAACATCCTTAGGTTTGAGCAGAGCTAGAGTTACAATGTCTACAACACCAGAGATATCTCAGACAGCATGCTCAGCAGCCACTTCAGCTCAAGCCGCTGAGGATTATGATCCATCAAAGGATCCTGCGAGGAAGCCAACTAGGACCAAGGATCCAACATGGAAGTATGCCTTTTGGCCTGATCTGCAGGACAAATTGTCAATCCAGTGTGTTTTGCGTGGCAAAAACGTCTCTTCTGGTTACACAGTGGTGTTAATGTGTCTGAAAGCAACTGATGAAATCAGGAAAGAGATGCATTTGTACATGAAGACTAACTCAAACCAAGTTCAAAGCCGTGCATTCATTTGTATTGTATACTGTACTTGTATACTTATATAGTGTAATACTACATACTACTACTAGGTATTAGCAGTTATGTAGACTAGTCTCGCACTAGTCTAGACTAGTCACGATTAGTCTATGAGTCTCAACCTTGGAACGACTCAACGACTATTTGACTCGTAAACATTGATCCAAATACATCTAGCTTATAACAAATGCATCAACAGTACAATATCGTTGAAAAAAATCAGTGAAACAGATAAATGACTACAGGCAGATCAAGTTGTAAATAGTCATGCAAAAATTCAACGCAACTTTATGATTATAAATTTAACACACTTTGCGAACACACTGACTGATAAAAACAAAATCTGAGTAACAAGCTTATTTTCCAGGaatgaaaaactgaatgacatCATTACATGCAAGCATGAGGCATGGACATTATTTCTCTAGGAGATGACTCTGGAAGACATACAAAATAATCCTAAAAATTTACAGCAAAATGAATCACACGTCGGGAGCAACATGAACGTGTTCAGGAAAGTTATCACCGACCCAGCGCCGCACAAACTCTTGAATAGCAGTCATCGGCCTCCCTTTCAACATGGATGCCACTTGTTCATTGGTGGCCAAAGATGTCTGTAGTGCAAGTCGGACGAAGAGAGGGTATTC
The Aegilops tauschii subsp. strangulata cultivar AL8/78 chromosome 3, Aet v6.0, whole genome shotgun sequence genome window above contains:
- the LOC109738895 gene encoding pentatricopeptide repeat-containing protein At5g66520 is translated as MPPLRDEMVAVRRYAELLSRCRGGADARPIARIQAALVTSGLLRRSAELHDALIRALASSGRPQAALPLYAHLLRAGLLPTPHTLPSLLKSLALSPAVPGARRLALAVHAHAVRLGLTGFLLVNNALIRVHAGLLGRLPDAHLLLRASAAVDASTFNTLITAHARAGRVADARSLFDEMPERNVVSWSAMVNGYVQAGDVREALGVFSQMQAQGVRPDDTVLVGVLAACAQLGALEQGKWVHGYLKANNIRITVFLGTALVDMYAKCGEVQLGMEVFEGMKDKNVLAWTTMIKGLAMHGRGADSLTLFSQMESSGVKPDDIAFIGALCACTHTGLVDKGRELFNSMVSNYGIKPKIEHYGCMVDLLARNGLLSEARDMVEKMPMKPDALIWGALMAGCRFHKNVELAEYAIKHWIELEPDKSGAYVLLGNIYSASGRHASAREIRDLMREKGVEKTPGCSNVEIKGVIHQFIVGDLSHPRIKDILTKWYEIDSRIRLEEGYVPDKKEVLLDIEEEEMEGALSRHSEKLAIAFALISTNDNIPIRIVKNLRVCQDCHHVTKLISKVYGREIVVRDRTRFHLFKDGTCSCKDYW